The sequence TCACAGCATCACACGTCCAGATCCGTGCAGGGTGGTGGTGTGGCCTCAGCGCAGCACACTGGAAGGACACCTGACGTCTGTGGTGTCGGCCAGGACCACCAGCACCGCCCCCCAACCCCAGTTAACCATTTTGCCTCTAACTACTAAAGGCTTCAGGGAAGGGGCTTTGAGACCAAGCCTCTGAGACTAAGTCTATGGGGATACTTTGAGGTTCTGCAGAGATTTTGCTGACTCATTTTAGCACCCCTCACTGGCTGGGCAGTGGATTTTCCCTGCCTCTGGTTGGCGGCTGGGCGCGTTTATGCAGGGTGACTAGGGGCCTGGCatcaacctccctccccatctgccCCCTCCATGGGCACAGCGGAGCTGGGTGGTGGCCTGGGCAGCATCCTGGTTGTGGACTGACCGCACACCTGTCTGGCCCCCCTGAGCCTGGTGTCCGTCTCCTAGGCTGAGTGGCGCATCCCCATTCCTGGGTGAAACCAAGCAGGAGACGTTGACCAACATCTCGGCTGTGAACTACGACTTTGACGAGGAGTACTTCAGCAACACCAGCGAGCTGGCCAAGGACTTCATCCGCCGTCTGCTTGTCAAAGACCCCAAGTAGGAGCACTGGGCCGGGCAGGGTGGGCCAGGCAAGTCCCCCAGAATGGGCGCTGTGGCTGAGGACAAGTAATATATCCATCTGAGATGCCACTCCCGTACCTGGGAGTTGGCCATGGCACCTGTTCTGGGCGGAGATAGCACAGGGAGACCTAGGCTGGCCCTCCTATGAAGCTGCTTCTTACAAAGCTTTTCATTTGTTGCCAGTGTTTAGGATAGGAGGTTtcatataaaattctaaattactgtttggtttttttccctAGAAAGAGCTAAATATGCTGGCAACACAGAGCTTTCATTCACCCAGAGGTGCTCCCATGGGGTAgtcctccccaggctcctcctctgggtGTCTGAGTTATGAGACCCCAACATTAGGTGTCAATGCTGTTAGCGGAAAACATGGAAACCCTGGAGTCCACGTCATCCCCAAGCCCCTTGATGGGCTCCTTATGGCCGGCCAAGCAGAGTGGGAGACCTTAATTGTGCCTGTACTGGCATGGTTGTTTCAGAAACTTGCTGCTGGGCTGGACAGTGACTTCAGGGACCAGGTTTCAGGGTGGTGGCCCAGGGGAGGTGCCCTGAGTCAGCCACAAGTAGGGCTGAGAGCCAGAGCTGCAGCGGGGAGAGCGTGGACCACCCCTTCCTGCTCTCTGTGGGGCGGACAGTGAAGGCGGCACTCATGCAACTAACCAGTTCTGGGGGCTCTTCCAGGAGGAGAATGACCATCGCCCAGAGCCTGGAGCATTCCTGGATCAAGGTGAGGTGGTGGGGCTGCCCCCACATGGGCATGGTAGTTGGGAGCAGCCCCAGCATGGGCGAGGGTCCCCACGGAGTGGGCCTAGATGCTGTGGGCACAGGGTGTATGTCAGTGTAGTGTTGGAGTTGTCTCATTGAACTGTTGGCTAGAGTCCACAGCCCCTCTGCACACAGCAGGGTGGCCTCCCCAGAACTTCTCATAAAGGGATCATCTCCAGGCCAAGGTCAGGCTTGGCAGCCTCAGTCAAGGGTCAGAGTGAATACTTCTGGCTCTGTGGTCTCTGGTGTGACCATGTGGTCTGccctcaggtctcagctcaaCCATCAGCGGGAAAGTGCCAGGACCATGTGTACTtagatgggcagggccatgggcTAATATAACGTGGGTGGAGGGCCAGACATGGCCCGGGGGGCTGCCCTGCGGCCCTGGTCCAAGGCgccctttcctcccctcttctccccctgcAGGCCATCCGGCGGCGAAATGTACGGCGGGAAGACAGCGGCCGGAAGCCAGAGCGGCGGCGCCTGAAGACGGCACGCCTCAAGGAGTACACCATCAAGTCACACTCGAGCATGCCCCCCAACAACACCTACATCAACTTCGAGCGCTTCTCCAAAGTGCTGGAGGAGGTGGCGGCAGCCGAGGAGGGCCTGCGCGGGCTGGAGCACAGCCGACGCCTGTTCCATGAGGACCTTGAGGCGCTGACGGCCATCTACGAGGAGAAGGAGGCCTGGTACCGTGAGGAGAATGAGAGCCTAGGCCAGGACCTGCGGCGGCTGCGCCAGGAGCTGCACAAGACGGAGGCGCTGCAGCGGCAGGCACAGGAGGAGGCCAAGGGGGCCCTGCTCGGGGCCAGTGGGCTCAAGCGCCGCTTTAGCCGCCTGGAGAACCGCTACGAGGCACTGGCCAAGCAGGTGGCCTCTGAGATGCGGTTCGTGCAGGATCTGGTGCGTGCCATGGAGCAGGAGAAGCTGCAGGAGGGGGAGTGCAGTCTCCGCTAGGGCTGCCCAGGGTGTGGCATCCTCGGCCGTGGCAGGCCCCATCGCCCCGATGTGGCCCCGCAGCGCCCAGGAACTGGAGGCAGGATGTGCTCCATGGGGCCCGGGAATCCACGGCCCAGGGACGGCTTGGCCCGGCTCCACCCCAGAGGAGGGGGCTTGTCTGGGTCTTCTCTGCACCGCCCTAGTGCCCCCAGCCTAGCCCCTCCCTCCCTCGTGTGGCTCCACTCAGGGAGCCTCCAGGGCAGCATCACCTCAGGGCCTCTTGCGAGGGGCGGCACATCCACGAAACTGGCCACGGTGGACACACATGCCTCACACCCGCCCCGGGTTGGGCTGGCAGCCTTCATGTTCAGAGCCTGGCCGGCAGCCCCAGGCTCTCTATTTGGTCCAAGGGTGTGGAATCTCGGTGCGGGGGCATGGCGGCTGTCTGTGAATGTCCTGGGGCTCAGAACTGAGGGAGAGCCTCTGCTTGACACCCTGGCTCCTCCACTCTGAAGAAGAGAAACTGCTCCTCCAGAGTCAGTGGTGGAAGGGCCTCTGATCCAGATCCCCCAGCCCCtttcagtgcccccagccctcgAGGAGGTGTCAGTCTGGGGGCTGTGTTGCAGGGGGTGGTGgtgccagggcccagggcccaggtgCGGTAAAGGAAGTATCTGCAAGGCTGAGTCTCCACTTCTTGCCAAGGCAGGCCTCCCGTGGGGAAGGGGGTGAAGAGCCCTGGAACCTCCCCGTCTCTTCAGCTCCCTGACAACGCTTAGAGCCTTCAGCAGGGTCCCAACCCCGCCTCATCCCTAGCCCCACCCTATCATACTCCCTTCGCCAGTGCTACCCTTGGATCAGCATCTCTCTAGTGGACGCCCTGGAGTAACTGCTAGGGACCCTTGTTACCAGCATCCCCtacctggagagccccatggtcCCTTACAGCCTGCCCCACCTTCCTGCGTTCCGTGCAGCTGCTGGAGAAGGCGCCCTGTGGTCTCCGTGGCAATGCTGCTTTTTGCCACTAGGTGCTGCCCTGCAGCACGGTCCAGAGAATGTGCCCTAagaaccaggcttcagcaaaacctGGGTCCTAGCTGTGGCCATGCTGAGCTCCAGCGGAGTTCCCTGCTGCCGTTGTGTTAATCCAGGGGCCCTTATGCAGCCCCCCGCCCTTAGTCCGAGAGGAGTCCTCGCAGCAGAGGCCAGCCAAGGCCATATGCGGGGAGGAATGGGTGGGCAGGTGGGTGGCACTTCACCTGTGGCCCTGGCAGGGCTCAGGCTACAACACCCTGCAGGGCTGAGGAGGGCATTGGAGCCTGGCTGTGGGGCTGGCAAAAAGGGGCAGGGCGGGCCCACTCTGTGCCCCTCACAAGCACCATTGTGTGACACACACAGCTCTGAGCATGTGCCTGCTGCCAGCCTTAAGGAAATAAAACCCACTTCCCTGGCTCCTGCTCTTCTCTGCTtggctgggatgggggtggcCTGCCTGGCAGTTAGCTGACACCATGGCCTCTGTGGCCTCTTGTATCTTTCCTCTGTTGCTCCCGGCCCTTACAGCCCTGGGGGGTGTTGGAGGCTGCCCCTatcttggggctcagctggggaTGTCTCTGAAGAGCTAGAGGCGTCCAGGGGACTGTAGTTGCCTTGGAGGGGTTTTCTGTTCCTCTGCTGCTCCTGAGATGCTGCCAGGTCACAGCCCCCTGCCTGCTCTGGGCCTGCCTGGAGGTGTCCTTGCCACTCCTGCCCCCAGTCGCCCAGCCTCTGGGTCTGGAATGTGGCTCTGAAGAGGGTCCCTCTGACTCGCTTCTTCCTTCCCAGCGGCCTGGTCAGCATTCTGTTCCCTCGTTCCTTGCATCTCCCTATTCCCCCTGTTTTAAACCAATTTTAGAAAAATTGAGAAGACTCTGTAAAATTCGTTTTTCGTTTTTTATTTGGGGGTGTTCCTTTTTTTGTGGCCATGAAGTGCAGCatgggagatcttagttccccaaccagggatcagacccatgtgtcctgcagtggaagcacaggaccctaaccactggatcaccagggaattaccTGTCTTTTTGGTCAACGGCTTCCACTTTCAGAGTCTCAGTAGATTTCAGCCTGTGGCATGGTCGAACCCACTCGGTTTTCTCCAGTCGGTCCGTGATTGTCCTGGTGGTAGCCCTTTGAGACAGGACTCTGAGCAGCACATCCCCCTGTGATTCATTGCAAAATGCAGTCAGCCTGTGGCAGGAAAGGGGCGCCCAGTGTGGGTGACTGTGTGAGCCATTGTCCAAGTGCCACCTGGAAAAGAAATGGGCTTCCATGCAGTGCTGGAGGGCCTCCAGACCCCAAGAGGGGTGAGCCAGAGGCCCCCTGAAGACTCTGGGGCACCAGTGAATAGCATTCAGCTAGCCAGCCTTTACCCAGTTAGGCTGTCAGGGAGATAATGAGAGGCAAAGGAGGGGCCTCACTCTCCCAGTCTTTCTGATTAAGGCTTCCGGGTAGAAACCACAGCCCTCTTTGGACTCACACCTGCCCTTTCAGAATCCAGAGCACTTCTGTGCTGAGGGCAAATTTCCCAGTGTCTTCAGGGTCCTTGCTCTGGGATGACCTCTGCCCCCTGACCCAGGTTGTCTTGAATTGCTTTCTCAATCTGTCAGCTAAGGGCACAGGGAACCACTGTGTGTTCACAAAGCACCTGCCAGTGTCTCTGTCCCCCACAATCATTTACGGATAGTATTGACCCTTGGCGGAGCCTGCAAGCTAACATGCTGTGATTCACCTTGTCTAGCAGACAGGCCCCCAAGGAGCCCCCGCTCCTGCTCCCTACTCCCTTAAGAGCAGGCTGGCCTCCTGGCAGTTTGATGACAGAATGCTGTGGAGGTGCTGGAGGACACATTGGTGGGTAGGCTGCACAGACTGACTTCCAGCTGACTTCATTGCTGGCTTTGACATGGTGAGCTTTGTCCACATGTTGGACAGGCCCATGTGGCAAGTAACAGCCAGCGGGCAGCAAAGCCCACCAACCATGTGAGGGGTCCTAGCTGTGGGTTCTTCCCTAGTCCAGCCTTCGAATAAAGCCCAGCCTGGGCTGGCACCTGGATTGCAGCCTCCTGAGGGACCCTCTGCAGAGGACCCAGGTAGGCCAATCAAGACTCCTGGCCCACAACTGTGAGATGACAACACATGTTGTTTTAAGGCGCTGGGTGTGAGGTAGCAGACTTGCACTGATGAAGGCGCACAGCAACCCCACCTACTGGTTCACTGAGCAGCTCAACTCACTTCCCCTCTTTCAGCACCCAGTCCCTCTGCCATGCCCTCAGCCCCTTTTCTTTCAGGAGTGTgattgggggtggtggtggtgcaagTTAGTGCTGAGTGCTACAAGGAGCATGGGCCTCCCAGTAGGTCTGCAGAACCAGGGCTCCCTGTGTCTGGCTTTGTCTTCTTGCCTGCTTTTTgaggagcttccctggcggctcagtggtaaagaatctgcctgcaatgcaggagaagagacgtgggttcgatccctgggttgagaagatcccctggaggaggaaatgacaacccactccagttttctttcttggaggatcccatggacagaggagcatggtggactaGTCCCTAGtattgaaaagagctggacacgactaaggagGCTTAGCACACACCCGTGCTGCTGCTTGAgcggggctgggtgggggtgggtaggggaTGGGGAGTATGAACCATGGGAGCCATGAGTCCCATCCTCCCAGCTGGTGGCGTCAGGATGGACCTGCCCAGCGGTTGGTTCATATATGTGAAGCTTGTTGCAAGGAAGCCATTGAAAGCCCATGTTTATCTCAGAGCCAAGCTTGTGCAGAGGATGGCTAGTGAGGGAGGCTGGGGTTCTGCTGCTGGCTGCACCCTGAAACTGCAGAGATCCCCCTCACTGCTTACCGTACCATGATGGCAAGAGCTGCTCCCACCAGAGATGCTAGGAGGAGGGGCGGGAACTTCTAGAGTCCCACGGAAACGAATTAAATCAGAGCAACTCAGAGTGCACGAGAACTCAGGCCAGCCGAGCAGTCCCCGGGCAGGTCAAATTCTCCAAGAAGATGTCATGACACCAGCTGCAGAGAGAGATGGTGGCGGGCACAGGGGTCATGATCATGCCTCTAGAGCCACACCAGGAGAGGGTCTGGGAGGGCTCCAGTTTGGGGCGTTAGGCAGAGACCAAGCTTTATTTGATTGAAGTCACGAAAGTCAGAGAAGGTCAATATCGTCACCCCTTAGGTTCCAGTTGATCTGATGGTTTAGCTCTCAGGGGGGGTTTAAATTTCGCCAAACAGCTCAAGAGGGtgcttcaggggattttcctggtggtccagtggttaaggtcctgcacttccactgcaaagGGCACAGGTCCAAtcactggtcagagaactaagatcctgtatgctgtaaggtgcccccccccaaaaaaaaaagtaaaaatgtgaatgaaaaaGTGCTTTAGGCTAATCTTTCCCATTACTACCAGAACTGAGGTGTCTTTACAACTGATCTTTGCCACTGTTGCTTCTCTTGCCTGATGAACAGTCTTTCatctctgctttcttttgtttcctgagtgaaagtgttagtcactcagtcatgttcgactctttgctctttgccaccccgtggactgtaacccactatattcctctgtccatgagattctccagtcaagaatactggggtgggtagccttccccttctttaggggatcttctggacccagggatcaaacccaggtctctcccttttcgggcggattctttactgtctgagccaccaggaaagccctttgttTCTTTAAGCTCATTAATTATAGAGACCTTTTCTCGGATGCACACCATGGCCAGGCTTAGATCCAGAAATGACTAAGACCAGAAATGGCCTCTCTCATGTCAAGAAAGCAGAGCCTGGTTCTGTTTCTTCAGCCCCCCTACCCTATCTGCTTCTGTCGGCTCCCTCAGGCTGGGGGGATGCATCACTGGGGCTATTTCCAGCCCTGGGCTGAGCTTTCTCACTGTTCCCTGAATCTGGCCGATGGCTTCCATCTTTCGGGGGAGGGTTGACAGCTGGCCCTATAGAGAAGTTCTCCAAAGGTCAGGAAGCCTCCTGGCACTACCAAAGGCCAGCAGAGAAGGGTCAggaggggctggagctgggggaaggcaggggaggggtgggggtcttGGGGCCCTCTTGAGGGGAGATGATTTCAAGGCCACCGCAGGACAAGGACTTGGCACAGGGGGATCCAGCGATGTCCTGTGGTTGCCCGCCCCATCCATGTACCTTCCTGCCTACCTGTTGGGCAGGGAGCTGAGGCAATGTGGACCCTCCAgggtggtggggtgggcagggttcAGACCCTGGAATGGACCAGGTGGGGTGTGGACAGAACTGTGGGTTGTGGCTGGGCTGCTCACCTGGAGGATCCTGGGTGCGtgacttctttttctcctttcttttttatgccatgtggcttgtgggatcttagctcaccagccagggattgaacttggggccacagcaatgagagtgcagagtcctaaccactggaccgccaaggaattcCCAGTGGCCTGTGTTTCAATCCCCTCCTTGTCACTCATTGGAGAGAGCAAGGGCCCCACTGTGGGGTCAAGGGTGGCTAGACACAGGACGTCTGACACAGGCAGAGTAATGGATGGTTCCTTATTAATCATGTGGACTCACAGCTCTGGGAAGAAGGATGCCGCAGGCCCCTGGGGTACTTGGGGCGCACTCGGGCAGGGTGAACCCTGGGCTGTGTGGGGCAGGCTTTAGTGATGAGAGGACTAGGTGGGAGGGTGTTGCTGACTTGCTTGAATAATTCTGAGGGCTGGCGGGGCAGTGACAGCAGCAGCCCATCCGGTCTCTTGGTCCCTTGAGAAGGCTGGCATTGGGCCAGTGGACCTCATCTGGGGTGGCTGGGGCCCTCCCAGTTTTCCTAGCACATGAGATTGGGCCTTTTTTTGGccacgcagcatgtggggtcttagtttcctgaccagggatggaaccctcactCTCTCTGCatagaagcgtggagtcttaacccctgaaccaccagggaagtcccagattggGCCTTAACTGAGGCTGCCCACCAGTATCTGCGTTAACCACGCGCTATTTGCTAAATGAGTCAGCTGGGCCTAGGTTCACGTGGCCCCTGACCTGGCTCTTGGCAGGCAGGGCACCTCTGTGTGCGTCAGCTTTGTCCTTAGAGACAGTGGTGCCCAGAGTGGGGGCAagggatggaggaaggggtgTGTTGGGGCCCAGCACACCCTGGGCACCCCATCACTAAGCTGGTGGGGTTAGATTGGGAGGCTTGGCCCACGTGTCACCAGCCCATGCTTGACCTCTCAGGGGGCAGAGGGCTGTCTGTCTGTGCCACCTGCCCTGGCCCAGTGGCCACACACCCACAGCTGCTGTGCTCCTGACCATACTCGGGCAAGAGGCGGCGGCCACTATTAATAACCGAAACGCCTGCCCAGGGCACAGGGTGGCCTATAAAGCCAGCCCCGCCAGCATCAGGAGGCTCCTTCAGCCCCCGAGACCTTTAGCCCCCCCGTtgtacagagagaaaaagaaaagtaagtacTGAAACCATCCCCCTGTCCCTCTGCCCAGCCCCACTCGGTGGCCGGAAAAGTGAGACACAGAACCACGGTGAAAGACATACCCCACGCACAGGACGCGCAAACACAGGCTCGCCTGGGGCACTCCACCGGCGGGCTGGGAGAGGGTGCCCGGAGGGGTAGGGGAGGAGTGGGGGCTGGGCCTTCTCCTGCTGGACTCTCCTTGTCCTGCGGGGACAGAGCGGGGCCCCTCCCTGGCCAGTTGACCCCAGGATGCCTGCGTCCTGCAGTTATggctgaggtgctgtctcccctcagggagcccagggcttcccccctacccacccccacccttaaCTCCCCAGTGTCCACCTCACCCCCTGcgcgtgtgtgttagtcgttcagtcgtt is a genomic window of Ovis canadensis isolate MfBH-ARS-UI-01 breed Bighorn chromosome 5, ARS-UI_OviCan_v2, whole genome shotgun sequence containing:
- the DAPK3 gene encoding death-associated protein kinase 3 translates to MSTFRQEDVEDHYEMGEELGSGQFAIVRKCRQKGTGKEYAAKFIKKRRLSSSRRGVSREEIEREVNILREIRHPNIITLHDIFENRTDVVLILELVSGGELFDFLAEKESLTEDEATQFLKQILDGVHYLHSKRIAHFDLKPENIMLLDKNVPNPRIKLIDFGIAHKIEAGNEFKNIFGTPEFVAPEIVNYEPLGLEADMWSIGVITYILLSGASPFLGETKQETLTNISAVNYDFDEEYFSNTSELAKDFIRRLLVKDPKRRMTIAQSLEHSWIKAIRRRNVRREDSGRKPERRRLKTARLKEYTIKSHSSMPPNNTYINFERFSKVLEEVAAAEEGLRGLEHSRRLFHEDLEALTAIYEEKEAWYREENESLGQDLRRLRQELHKTEALQRQAQEEAKGALLGASGLKRRFSRLENRYEALAKQVASEMRFVQDLVRAMEQEKLQEGECSLR